Proteins encoded together in one Impatiens glandulifera chromosome 1, dImpGla2.1, whole genome shotgun sequence window:
- the LOC124920552 gene encoding nucleosome assembly protein 1;4-like has protein sequence MSDSNKDIMDMSDLTASLPAAAAALSAEDRAGLVNALKNKLQDLAGQNSDFLESLTPKVRERVEALRELQSQHDELEAKFFQERAILEAKYQKLYQPLYTKRYDIVNAVTEVNAETTQNLEEDIDTEEKGVPNFWLIALKTNEVLTEEITERDEEALKFIKDIKWFKLDDPKGFKLEFLFDTNPFFKNSVLTKTYHMIEDDEPILEKAIGTEIEWLPGKCLTQKILKKKPKKGSKNAKPITKTETCPSFFNFFKPPQVPDDDEDLDEDVAEELQNQMEQDYDIGSTIRDKIIPHAVSWFTGEAAQVDEFDDLEDEDEEDEDENDEDEDEDDEEEDEDDEDEEEVETKGRKKKTLAAPKKRSSVPAGEGERPPECKQQ, from the exons ATGAGTGACAGCAACAAGGATATCATGGATATGTCCGATCTTACTGCTTCCCTACCCGCCGCCGCTGCCG CTCTTAGTGCTGAGGACCGAGCAGGTCTTGTTAATGCATTAAAG AACAAACTTCAAGACTTGGCTGGTCAGAATTCAGATTTTCTCGAGAGTTTGACCCCAAAGGTTCGGGAGCGTGTGGAAGCTCTTAGAGAGCTGCAG AGCCAACACGACGAACTGGAGGCTAAGTTTTTTCAGGAAAGGGCCATATTGGAAGCTAAGTACCAGAAGCTTTATCAACCACTTTACACTAAG AGGTATGATATTGTGAATGCTGTTACTGAAGTTAATGCTGAGACAACACAAAATCTGGAAGAGGATATTGACACCGAAG AGAAAGGTGTGCCCAATTTTTGGCTCATTGCACTGAAAACAAATGAAGTGTTAACTGAAGAG ATAACAGAGCGTGATGAGGAAGCtctcaaatttattaaagaCATAAAATGGTTTAAGCTTGATGATCCCAAGGGTTTCAAGCTTGAGTTCCTCTTTGATACTAATCCTTTCTTCAAGAATTCTGTTCTGACCAAAACTTATCACATGATTGAGGATGATGAGCCGATATTGGAAAAAGCTATTGG GACGGAAATTGAATGGCTTCCAGGAAAATGTTTGACCCAGAAAATCCTTAAGAAGAAGCCAAAGAAAGGGTCAAAGAATGCAAAACCAATCACAAAGACAGAAACTTGTCCGAGTTTTTTCAACTTCTTCAAGCCTCCACAAGTCCCTGACGATGATGAGGATCTTGATGAAGATGTG GCTGAGGAACTTCAGAACCAAATGGAACAAGACTACGATATTGG TTCAACCATTCGGGACAAGATTATTCCTCATGCAGTATCATGGTTTACCGGGGAAGCTGCACAGGTAGATGAGTTTGATGACTtagaggatgaagatgaagaagatgaagacgaaaatgatgaggatgaggatgaggaCGACGAGGAGGAAGACGAAGAtgatgaggatgaagaagaagtggagacAAAGGGGAGAAAGAAAAAG ACTTTGGCGGCACCTAAG AAGCGTAGCAGTGTACCAGCTGGGGAAGGTGAGCGACCTCCTGAATGCAAGCAGCAATAG
- the LOC124920553 gene encoding uncharacterized protein LOC124920553, whose translation MEIQGQDDDDDDYYCGSETFVLREGGSKEVLGRGGFGSSDPNDRFVSRRHVSLQLQLQPEEDDTSPSLLVVRFEVIGRNPIWVFDHSTEEIQTFRRSEKGKLEAGDKFCLSSNRPVWLGLKRIKLDEKTKSAVTNENDLSRQRLHLGGFGHKGVDDLELESIDISEIDPVKEFGFLVLGHEFDKFPQKMVCGGNNWNWFLEEPKGKSEDDESSSYQKRKKKGVRSTRKKRDDDDDDDDEWKGESDEEDDQAIMKLRKVVGGAKYSTRSMGGGNSSKNNKHHEVRTVHVNEDDEEDETLGGFIVTDDDDEEEEVVVEDEEEEEEFH comes from the exons ATGGAAATCCAAGGacaggatgatgatgatgatgattattaTTGTGGTTCCGAAACCTTTGTGTTGAGAGAGGGGGGATCCAAGGAAGTGCTCGGCAGAGGCGGATTTGGCTCGTCTGACCCCAACGACCGCTTCGTCTCTCGTCGCCACGTTTCtctccaactccaactccaaccAGAAGAAGATGACACAAGTCCCTCGCTGCTTGTGGTCCGATTCGAAGTCATTGGAAGAAATCCCATCTGGGTATTTGACCATTCCACAGAAGAAATTCAGACTTTCAGGAGATCCGAGAAAGGTAAACTCGAGGCCGGCGACAAGTTCTGTCTGTCGTCGAATCGGCCGGTGTGGTTAGGGCTGAAAAGAATCAAGCTCGATGAAAAGACGAAGAGCGCGGTGACAAATGAGAATGATCTGTCTAGACAGAGATTACATCTGGGAGGATTTGGACACAAGGGTGTTGATGATTTGGAGTTGGAGTCTATCGATATATCTGAAATTGATCCCGTCAAAG AGTTCGGATTCCTTGTTCTGGGGCATGAATTTGATAAATTCCCACAGAAAATGGTATGCGGAGGCAATAATTGGAACTGGTTTCTTGAGGAACCCAAGGGAAAAAGCGAAGATGATGAAAGTTCATCCTAtcagaaaagaaagaagaagggtGTGAGGTCTACTAGGAAGAAGAGggatgatgacgatgatgatgatgatgaatggaAGGGTGAGAGCGATGAAGAAGACGACCAGGCGATCATGAAATTGAGAAAGGTGGTGGGGGGAGCTAAATATTCAACAAGATCAATGGGTGGTGGCAACTCAAGTAAAAACAACAAACACCACGAGGTGCGGACAGTCCATGTAAATGAAGACGACGAAGAAGACGAGACCCTGGGAGGTTTTATAGTtactgatgatgatgatgaggaggaggaggtggtggtggaggatgaagaagaagaagaagaatttcaCTAG
- the LOC124918738 gene encoding 5'-nucleotidase SurE-like, with product MMMPPGLVSNLEQALLKRKGNEDDKKTTEDESSSSSDPSTSDVDDSKPVVLLTNADGIDSPGLTHLVQALVLQGLYNVYVCAPKSDKSSSAHSLTHQETVAVNSVDITGATAFEVSGTPADCVSLALSGALFSSRKPLLVISGINRGSSCGQQMFYLGGVAAAREALISGIPSMSISLNWKKDSSEDNDFKDAVTVCLPLVNSAIRDIAAAADQKQVFPKSCLLTIDVPISPLTNKGFKMTKQSLWRRSMPNWQAVSANKNAAAAGGRFMPNQQMLGMQLAQLGRDASAAGAQRQKKNVEVVESVGASAAGKSASSRAAVKYFRMEFLDKECHELEDMDDDHDFKALQNGFVTITPMFISPHVELEAETAAASQWISSALSSTED from the exons ATGATGATGCCTCCCGGGCTTGTCTCGAACCTAGAGCAAGCGCTTCTGAAGAGGAAAGGTAACGAGGATGACAAGAAGACGACGGAGGatgaatcatcatcatcctctgATCCTTCAACGTCGGATGTGGATGATTCCAAGCCTGTTGTTTTGCTAACTAATGCCGACGGCATTGACTCTCCCGGCTTAACTCACCTGGTCCAGGCTTTGGTTCTTCAAGGTCTCTACAATGTATATGTCTGCGCTCCTAAATC GGACAAGTCATCCTCTGCTCATTCCTTAACTCATCAAGAGACTGTTGCTGTCAATTCTGTCGACATTACTGGTGCCACAGCTTTTGAAGTTTCCG GCACTCCTGCGGACTGTGTATCATTAGCTTTATCGGGTGCCTTATTTTCTTCACGAAAGCCACTCTTG GTAATCAGTGGAATCAACAGAGGTTCTAGTTGCGGCCAACAAAT GTTTTACTTGGGTGGTGTAGCCGCAGCAAGGGAAGCATTAATTAGTGGCATTCCTTCTATGTCGATTTCATTGAACTG GAAGAAAGATTCAAGTGAAGATAATGATTTCAAGGATGCAGTGACAGTGTGCTTACCATTAGTGAATTCAGCGATTAGAGATATTGCTGCAGCAGCTGATCAGAAACAAGTTTTCCCCAAGAGTTGCTTACTTACTATTGATGTTCCCATCTCTCCTTTGACAAACaag GGCTTCAAAATGACTAAGCAAAGTTTGTGGAGGAGATCCATGCCTAATTGGCAAGCAGTTTCAGCAAACAAAAATGCAGCAGCTGCTGGTGGACGTTTCATGCCCAACCAGCAAATGCTCGGGATGCAGCTTGCACAGCTTGGCCGAGATGCATCAGCTGCG GGAGCACAACGTCAGAAGAAAAACGTGGAAGTGGTTGAATCCGTAGGGGCTTCAGCAGCAGGAAAGTCTGCTTCTAGCCGCGCTGCTGTTAAATACTTCAGGATGGAG TTTCTGGACAAGGAATGTCATGAACTAGAAGATATGGATGATGACCATGATTTCAAAGCACTTCAAAATGGATTT GTCACGATCACCCCAATGTTTATTTCGCCACATGTGGAACTTGAAGCCGAAACGGCTGCTGCTTCTCAATGGATTTCCAGTGCCCTCAGCAGCACAGAAGACTAA
- the LOC124920554 gene encoding probable phospholipid-transporting ATPase 4 produces MTRGRIRAKIRRSHLYTFACIHPHAAAAASSSEGEEPCQFDGPGFSRIVHCNQPKLHEKKPFKYCTNYISTTKYNFLTFLPKALFEQFRRVANIYFLLAAALSLTDIAPFSAVSMIAPLAFVIGLSMAKEALEDSRRFIQDMKVNMHKATYHKGAGVFAHKPWMKLRVGDVVKVEKDRFFPADLLLLSSSYEDGICYVETMNLDGETNLKVKRALEVTLTLDDDASFKEFTGKIKCEDPNPNLYTYMGNFEYAQEVHPLDPNHILLRDSKLRNTAYIYGVVVFTGHDSKVMQNATKSPSKRSRIEKQMDKVIYILFSLLVFISLISSIGFAVNTGYEMPNFWYLRPYVDSKLYDPTRPALSGFYHLITALILYGYLIPISLYVSIEVVKVLQAFFMNQDIHMYDEETGTPAQARTSNLNEELGQVDTILSDKTGTLTCNQMDFLKCSIAGCSYGTRPSEVERAAAKQMAMNLEDDDDPDICQNDIDASQIELETIVTSETENDQRRVIKGFSFEDSRLMKGSWMKEPNSEQILLFFRILSICHTAIPEMNEVTGEMTYEAESPDEAAFLVAAREFGFEFCRRTQSNIYVQERYPSYDNPVEREYKILGLLDFTSKRKRMSVMVRDEDGQIFLFCKGADSIIFDRLARDGRAYEEATTRHLNGYGDTGLRTLALSFRKLDEEEFTSWNGEFLKAKTAIGNDREAMLEKVSDMMEKDLILVGATAVEDKLQKGVPQCIDKLAQAGLKIWVLTGDKMETAINIGFSCSLLRQGMKQICISSTNTDALEQEPKEAIKENILLQITNSSKMISVEKDPHAAFALIIDGKTLVYALEDDVKHAFLNLAVGCASVICCRVSPRQKALVTRLVKEGTGKTTLAIGDGANDVGMIQEADIGVGISGVEGMQAVMASDFSIAQFQFLERLLVVHGHWCYKRVAQMICYFFYKNIAFGLTLFYFEAFAGFSGQAIYDNWYMLLFNVVLTSLPVISLGVFEQDVSSEICLQFPALYQQGPNNLFFDWYRIFGWMGNGLYASIVIFFVSILIFFEEAFRGDGQTADMWTVGSVMFTCIIWGVNVQIALTMSHFTWIQHFIIWGSVVSWYIFLFLYGMLSPVHSGNGYRLLMDVLAPAPKFWVATILVTILCNLPYLTHLSFQRSFRPMDHHVIQEIKYYKKDIEDRTMWNRERSKARQETKIGLSARVDARMRQFKDKLTKKYSTIGVLPSSLSPHH; encoded by the exons ATGACACGGGGTAGGATACGAGCCAAGATTCGCAGAAGCCATCTTTATACATTTGCGTGCATTCATCCTcatgctgctgctgctgcttcttCTTCTGAAGGAGAGGAGCCGTGCCAATTCGACGGCCCTGGATTCTCCAGAATTGTCCACTGCAACCAACCTAAACTCCATGAAAAGAAACCTTTTAAATATTGTACCAACTACATATCCACAACAAAGTACAATTTCCTCACCTTCCTCCCAAAGGCACTCTTCGAACAGTTCAGACGTGTTGCCAATATCTACTTCCTCTTGGCCGCGGCTCTCTCCCTTACAGATATCGCTCCCTTCTCCGCAGTCAGTATGATTGCCCCTCTCGCTTTTGTCATCGGTCTTAGTATGGCAAAGGAAGCTCTGGAGGACTCGCGCAGATTTATTCAGGACATGAAGGTTAACATGCATAAAGCTACTTATCATAAAGGAGCTGGGGTATTTGCTCATAAACCCTGGATGAAACTTCGAGTAGGAGACGTCGTCAAGGTGGAGAAGGACCGATTCTTTCCCGCTGATCTACTTCTGCTGTCATCAAGCTATGAGGATGGTATCTGTTACGTAGAGACAATGAATTTGGACGGGGAAACAAACCTTAAAGTAAAAAGAGCTTTGGAGGTAACCTTAACTTTAGATGATGATGCCAGTTTTAAGGAATTCACAGGAAAGATCAAGTGTGAAGACCCCAATCCCAATCTCTATACTTATATGGGCAATTTTGAGTATGCTCAAGAGGTTCATCCTCTGGATCCTAATCACATTCTCCTAAGAGATTCAAAACTTAGGAACACAGCTTATATTTATGGCGTGGTAGTGTTCACCGGACATGATAGCAAAGTCATGCAAAATGCAACCAAATCTCCGTCCAAAAGGAGCAGGATCGAAAAGCAAATGGACAAAGTCATTTATATTCTCTTTAGCCTTCTTGTTTTTATCTCATTGATCAGCTCAATAGGATTTGCTGTAAACACTGGATATGAGATGCCCAACTTCTGGTATTTGAGGCCCTATGTCGATTCAAAGCTATACGATCCCACTAGACCAGCTTTGTCTGGCTTTTATCATTTGATCACTGCCCTTATCCTCTATGGTTACTTGATCCCAATATCACTATATGTTTCAATAGAGGTTGTAAAGGTCCTGCAAGCATTCTTCATGAATCAAGACATCCACATGTATGATGAGGAGACTGGAACACCTGCCCAGGCACGGACTTCAAATTTGAATGAGGAGTTAGGCCAGGTGGATACCATCCTTTCTGATAAAACTGGCACCTTAACGTGCAACCAAATGGATTTTCTCAAATGTTCCATCGCCGGATGCTCATATGGCACACGACCAAGTGAGGTTGAACGTGCAGCTGCAAAGCAAATGGCCATGAACCTTGAAGATGACGATGATCCTGATATATGCCAAAATGATATAGATGCTTCCCAGATTGAACTTGAAACCATTGTCACTTCCGAGACTGAAAACGATCAAAGACGAGTCATAAAGGGATTTAGCTTTGAGGATAGCCGTCTCATGAAGGGAAGTTGGATGAAAGAACCCAATTCCGAAcaaattctgttatttttcagGATACTTTCTATCTGTCACACTGCAATTCCCGAGATGAACGAGGTGACTGGTGAGATGACTTATGAAGCCGAGTCTCCAGATGAAGCGGCCTTTCTTGTTGCTGCCCGAGAATTTGGCTTTGAGTTCTGCAGAAGAACACAGTCAAACATCTATGTTCAAGAAAGATACCCTTCTTATGATAATCCAGTCGAAAG GGAGTACAAAATTCTTGGACTCTTGGACTTCACTAGCAAGAGGAAAAGAATGTCAGTTATGGTGCGGGACGAGGATGGCCAGATTTTTCTCTTCTGCAAAGGGGCGGACAG CATCATATTTGACCGGTTAGCAAGAGATGGAAGAGCTTACGAGGAAGCTACCACTAGGCACCTAAATGGATACGGAGATACTGGATTGCGTACATTGGCACTTTCCTTTAGGAAACTTGACGAGGAAGAGTTCACATCATGGAATGGAGAGTTTCTCAAGGCAAAAACTGCCATTGGGAATGATAGGGAGGCAATGCTAGAAAAGGTTTCAGATATGATGGAAAAGGATTTAATCTTGGTTGGTGCAACTGCTGTAGAAGACAAACTACAGAAAGGG GTTCCCCAGTGCATAGATAAACTGGCTCAAGCTGGACTTAAGATCTGGGTTCTAACAGGTGACAAGATGGAAACTGCAATCAATATAGG GTTTTCTTGCAGTCTTCTTCGTCAGGGGATGAAGCAAATCTGTATATCATCAACAAATACAGATGCCTTAGAGCAAGAACCTAAAGAG GCCATCAAGGAGAACATTTTGCTGCAAATCACAAATTCCTCCAAAATGATAAGTGTTGAGAAGGATCCTCACGCCGCATTTGCTCTGATTATAGACGGGAAAACATTGGTTTATGCTTTAGAGGATGACGTGAAGCATGCATTTCTGAATTTAGCGGTTGGATGTGCATCTGTCATATGCTGCCGCGTTTCTCCTAGACAGAAGGCCTTG GTGACGCGATTGGTTAAAGAAGGGACTGGAAAAACAACATTGGCAATTGGTGATGGTGCAAATGATGTTGGAATGATCCAAGAAGCTGATATCGGTGTAGGCATCAGCGGTGTTGAGGGAATGCAG GCGGTGATGGCTAGCGACTTCTCAATTGCGCAATTTCAGTTTCTAGAAAGACTTCTTGTGGTCCATGGACACTGGTGCTATAAGAGAGTTGCTCAGATG ATATGTTATTTCTTCTACAAGAACATAGCTTTTGGGCTTACACTATTCTACTTTGAGGCGTTTGCTGGGTTCTCGGGTCAAGCTATTTATGACAACTGGTATATGCTTCTGTTCAATGTTGTACTGACTTCGTTGCCAGTGATTTCACTAGGCGTATTCGAGCAAGATGTTTCTTCGGAGATTTGTTTACAG TTCCCTGCACTTTATCAGCAAGGACCAAACAACTTGTTCTTTGACTGGTATAGGATATTCGGGTGGATGGGTAACGGGCTATACGCGTCGATTGTGATATTCTTCGTGAGCATATTGATCTTCTTCGAGGAAGCATTCAGAGGAGACGGGCAGACGGCAGACATGTGGACGGTGGGGAGTGTGATGTTCACGTGCATAATCTGGGGAGTAAACGTGCAGATAGCGCTGACGATGAGCCACTTCACATGGATACAACATTTCATAATATGGGGAAGCGTTGTATCATGGTACATATTCCTTTTCCTGTACGGGATGTTGTCTCCTGTTCACAGCGGGAACGGGTACCGGCTGCTGATGGATGTGCTTGCCCCGGCCCCAAAATTCTGGGTGGCAACCATCCTAGTAACAATCCTATGCAACCTTCCCTATTTGACGCATTTGTCTTTCCAGAGGTCCTTCCGACCCATGGACCATCATGTCATCCAAGAGATTAAGTACTACAAGAAAGACATTGAGGACCGCACCATGTGGAACAGAGAGCGCTCTAAGGCCAGACAAGAGACCAAGATTGGGTTATCCGCCCGGGTAGATGCCAGAATGAGGCAATTCAAAGACAAGTTAACAAAGAAGTATTCCACAATTGGTGTTTTGCCATCTTCATTGTCCCCTCACCATTAA
- the LOC124920556 gene encoding probable protein phosphatase 2C 6 isoform X1: MVVVLMDEMSPPAAVAVTLTISPSTCEGATNVEITSLKLVQETASLFSNSGLAFANEGVGIALIEEEEEGGEEMSSESGLVVVNEELSLPIAVEVEAIDDGGQIVVGKVIALRERSIEEKPMIDVVTVVASSSSSLHHHHHHLLEGSNGLNTSDVVLQLPRGTSIGKGGGGGGCIKSVYELDWIPLWGSMSICGKSSEMEDAVAAVPRFMRIPIRMFVGDDVINRLNLCLTHLTTHFFGVYDGHGGSQVANYCRDRVHLALGEEMMKEEEEGGVGSGEESESGGGGCVLQVKWQKAFSRCFEKVDDEVGGGKEEAASCCEPVAPETVGSTAVVALICPSHVVVANCGDSRAVLYRGKEAIALSVDHKPNREDEYARIEASGGKVIQWNGHRVFGVLAMSRSIGDRYLKPWIIPEPEVVFVPRAREDECLILASDGLWDVMSNEEACEVARRRILVWHKKNGGGGGSVAAASFNNNNNNKEQRGQGVDLAAQAAAEYLTMLAIQKGSKDNISVIVLDLKPHRKFKTKSSLPTTPTL, translated from the exons atg GTGGTTGTTTTGATGGATGAGATGTCTCCGCCAGCGGCTGTTGCCGTCACACTAACCATAAGTCCTTCTACATGTGAGGGCGCAACTAATGTGGAAATTACCAGCTTGAAATTGGTCCAAGAAACTGCCagtttattttcaaattctgGATTAGCATTTGCAAATGAGGGAGTTGGGATTGCcttaattgaagaagaagaagaaggaggagaagagatGTCTTCTGAATCTGGGCTAGTTGTTGTTAATGAAGAATTAAGCTTGCCGATTGCTGTTGAGGTCGAAGCCATTGATGACGGTGGTCAGATTGTTGTTGGTAAGGTTATTGCTTTAAGGGAACGAAGTATCGAAGAGAAGCCTATGATTGATGTTGTTACAGTTGTAGCTAGTAGCTCTTCTAGTctacatcatcatcatcaccaccTCCTCGAGGGTTCTAATGGTTTAAATACATCTGATGTGGTTCTTCAGCTTCCTAGGGGCACCAGTATTGGcaaaggaggaggaggaggaggctgCATTAAGAGTGTTTATGAACTGGATTGGATTCCTCTATGGGGTTCCATGTCTATCTGCGGGAAAAGCTCAGAGATGGAGGATGCTGTTGCAGCCGTCCCTCGCTTTATGAGGATTCCTATCAGAATGTTTGTTGGAGATGATGTGATTAATAGACTCAACTTATGTTTGACTCATTTAACTACACATTTCTTTGGAGTTTATGATGGCCATGGCGGATCCCAG GTGGCAAATTATTGTCGGGATCGAGTTCACTTGGCTTTAGGAGAGGAGATgatgaaggaggaggaggagggggGTGTAGGATCGGGTGAAGAAAGTGAAAGTGGCGGTGGTGGTTGCGTACTACAAGTGAAGTGGCAGAAAGCCTTCAGTCGTTGCTTTGAGAAAGTTGACGATGAAGTTGGAGGGGGAAAGGAAGAGGCGGCTAGTTGCTGCGAGCCTGTGGCCCCTGAAACCGTTGGATCAACTGCTGTGGTTGCATTGATCTGTCCCTCACACGTAGTAGTTGCAAACTGTGGGGATTCAAGGGCCGTCCTTTATCGTGGGAAAGAGGCCATAGCATTGTCCGTGGACCACAAA cCAAATCGGGAGGATGAGTATGCAAGAATAGAAGCGTCTGGAGGAAAGGTGATACAGTGGAACGGCCATCGCGTTTTTGGTGTCCTTGCGATGTCGAGGTCCATTG gtgACAGATATTTGAAACCATGGATCATCCCGGAGCCAGAAGTGGTGTTTGTTCCGCGGGCGCGGGAAGACGAGTGTCTGATCCTAGCGAGTGACGGGTTGTGGGACGTGATGTCAAATGAAGAAGCCTGTGAAGTGGCGAGAAGAAGAATCCTTGTATGGCACAAGaagaatggaggaggaggaggaagcgTGGCTGCTGCTTcattcaacaacaacaacaacaacaaggaGCAGCGCGGGCAAGGGGTGGATCTTGCAGCACAAGCAGCAGCCGAGTACCTGACCATGCTTGCCATCCAAAAGGGTAGCAAAGACAACATCTCTGTCATTGTGCTCGATCTAAAACCACACAGGAAGTTCAAGACCAAGTCTTCACTACCCACCACTCCCAccctttaa
- the LOC124920556 gene encoding probable protein phosphatase 2C 6 isoform X2, with the protein MDEMSPPAAVAVTLTISPSTCEGATNVEITSLKLVQETASLFSNSGLAFANEGVGIALIEEEEEGGEEMSSESGLVVVNEELSLPIAVEVEAIDDGGQIVVGKVIALRERSIEEKPMIDVVTVVASSSSSLHHHHHHLLEGSNGLNTSDVVLQLPRGTSIGKGGGGGGCIKSVYELDWIPLWGSMSICGKSSEMEDAVAAVPRFMRIPIRMFVGDDVINRLNLCLTHLTTHFFGVYDGHGGSQVANYCRDRVHLALGEEMMKEEEEGGVGSGEESESGGGGCVLQVKWQKAFSRCFEKVDDEVGGGKEEAASCCEPVAPETVGSTAVVALICPSHVVVANCGDSRAVLYRGKEAIALSVDHKPNREDEYARIEASGGKVIQWNGHRVFGVLAMSRSIGDRYLKPWIIPEPEVVFVPRAREDECLILASDGLWDVMSNEEACEVARRRILVWHKKNGGGGGSVAAASFNNNNNNKEQRGQGVDLAAQAAAEYLTMLAIQKGSKDNISVIVLDLKPHRKFKTKSSLPTTPTL; encoded by the exons ATGGATGAGATGTCTCCGCCAGCGGCTGTTGCCGTCACACTAACCATAAGTCCTTCTACATGTGAGGGCGCAACTAATGTGGAAATTACCAGCTTGAAATTGGTCCAAGAAACTGCCagtttattttcaaattctgGATTAGCATTTGCAAATGAGGGAGTTGGGATTGCcttaattgaagaagaagaagaaggaggagaagagatGTCTTCTGAATCTGGGCTAGTTGTTGTTAATGAAGAATTAAGCTTGCCGATTGCTGTTGAGGTCGAAGCCATTGATGACGGTGGTCAGATTGTTGTTGGTAAGGTTATTGCTTTAAGGGAACGAAGTATCGAAGAGAAGCCTATGATTGATGTTGTTACAGTTGTAGCTAGTAGCTCTTCTAGTctacatcatcatcatcaccaccTCCTCGAGGGTTCTAATGGTTTAAATACATCTGATGTGGTTCTTCAGCTTCCTAGGGGCACCAGTATTGGcaaaggaggaggaggaggaggctgCATTAAGAGTGTTTATGAACTGGATTGGATTCCTCTATGGGGTTCCATGTCTATCTGCGGGAAAAGCTCAGAGATGGAGGATGCTGTTGCAGCCGTCCCTCGCTTTATGAGGATTCCTATCAGAATGTTTGTTGGAGATGATGTGATTAATAGACTCAACTTATGTTTGACTCATTTAACTACACATTTCTTTGGAGTTTATGATGGCCATGGCGGATCCCAG GTGGCAAATTATTGTCGGGATCGAGTTCACTTGGCTTTAGGAGAGGAGATgatgaaggaggaggaggagggggGTGTAGGATCGGGTGAAGAAAGTGAAAGTGGCGGTGGTGGTTGCGTACTACAAGTGAAGTGGCAGAAAGCCTTCAGTCGTTGCTTTGAGAAAGTTGACGATGAAGTTGGAGGGGGAAAGGAAGAGGCGGCTAGTTGCTGCGAGCCTGTGGCCCCTGAAACCGTTGGATCAACTGCTGTGGTTGCATTGATCTGTCCCTCACACGTAGTAGTTGCAAACTGTGGGGATTCAAGGGCCGTCCTTTATCGTGGGAAAGAGGCCATAGCATTGTCCGTGGACCACAAA cCAAATCGGGAGGATGAGTATGCAAGAATAGAAGCGTCTGGAGGAAAGGTGATACAGTGGAACGGCCATCGCGTTTTTGGTGTCCTTGCGATGTCGAGGTCCATTG gtgACAGATATTTGAAACCATGGATCATCCCGGAGCCAGAAGTGGTGTTTGTTCCGCGGGCGCGGGAAGACGAGTGTCTGATCCTAGCGAGTGACGGGTTGTGGGACGTGATGTCAAATGAAGAAGCCTGTGAAGTGGCGAGAAGAAGAATCCTTGTATGGCACAAGaagaatggaggaggaggaggaagcgTGGCTGCTGCTTcattcaacaacaacaacaacaacaaggaGCAGCGCGGGCAAGGGGTGGATCTTGCAGCACAAGCAGCAGCCGAGTACCTGACCATGCTTGCCATCCAAAAGGGTAGCAAAGACAACATCTCTGTCATTGTGCTCGATCTAAAACCACACAGGAAGTTCAAGACCAAGTCTTCACTACCCACCACTCCCAccctttaa